In Streptomyces sp. NBC_00448, the following are encoded in one genomic region:
- a CDS encoding DegT/DnrJ/EryC1/StrS family aminotransferase, which produces MTTAGRRPGIASEMTATAVRDTLKALGIGRGDEVIVPSYGPGAPADGARLAGATPVFADIDPRTYCVDPASVAASVTSRTAALVPVNVFGHPAAMDLLDDLAVRHGLAVVEEAPSGEDVGAVARRRAHARFLDSALTGVVVPYTAPGAHHVYHQYTVRVPGNGRPDRDAYLRALAVRGVRATVSVPVPVHRMPAHRAAPPVELPQTELVAADSLSLPVHSGLTQRELTHIATVCNRLGGIV; this is translated from the coding sequence GAGATGACGGCGACCGCGGTTCGCGACACCCTGAAAGCGCTCGGTATCGGCCGCGGCGACGAGGTCATCGTGCCGTCGTACGGCCCCGGCGCACCCGCCGACGGGGCTCGACTGGCCGGCGCGACACCGGTGTTCGCCGACATCGACCCGCGGACGTACTGCGTGGACCCGGCCTCGGTGGCCGCCTCTGTCACCTCCCGCACCGCCGCTCTCGTCCCGGTGAACGTGTTCGGCCACCCCGCCGCCATGGACCTCCTGGACGACCTCGCGGTCCGGCACGGGCTGGCCGTCGTGGAAGAGGCGCCGAGCGGCGAGGACGTGGGCGCCGTGGCCCGCCGCCGGGCGCACGCGCGCTTCCTCGACTCGGCGCTCACCGGCGTCGTGGTGCCGTACACCGCGCCCGGTGCCCACCACGTCTACCACCAGTACACCGTGCGGGTGCCGGGGAACGGCCGGCCGGACCGGGACGCGTACCTGCGGGCGCTGGCCGTGCGCGGGGTGCGGGCGACGGTGAGCGTGCCGGTGCCGGTGCACCGGATGCCGGCGCACCGTGCGGCGCCGCCGGTGGAGTTGCCGCAGACCGAGCTGGTCGCGGCGGACAGCCTGTCGCTGCCGGTCCACTCGGGCCTGACGCAGCGCGAGTTGACGCATATTGCCACGGTCTGCAACCGGCTCGGCGGGATCGTCTGA
- a CDS encoding SpoIIE family protein phosphatase has translation MITARAAATFEPVGRSVAIARAFVRDTLHGWGFADVVDDAVVLTSELVTNAVVHAGTAADVQCLRYDTAVRVEVADHYPEREVPMQTRGRQFRETDNEGGRGLLLCSALASRWGVEYSAAGKYVWFQLDLPQRPTGTRSAGPVLPTADLPVADERVRVAVIQVDRSGAITRWNDDATDLFGHTAAGIVGKSLADLAAWPQTPGTGIGLADALQLSRWEGTYGLRDAGGRVLSVYGSHLRVRDTAGEPSTVCLLVRAEERAVLQSPNRGSHGSDAHASQRGKATDAFEVFIGSPAPDDLDGLLQRTVERARDMLDGDAAYLLLATDDETELEVRASTGLPSARQRFARVPVEAGTGRYGSARMPAVYEDLTAVPGAVPLLSGTGMRSVVTVPLKVEGRLTGSLGVAAEAPGRYSNQEALRLQFAADRIALAVESARLTELERLRRGSLSFLVEASDLLAGTLERDQTLALMAQMTVPTLASWCAVYTIAEQSEPELAFVLHEDEDRIDGIKALLQQVRPPEPDPTPGARIWTAPSDAAHSSALRASLRSLGVGAAPGARPATTPGVALATAAAVGGETVVLPLVARNRVIGMLTLGKPSDERFRQEILELAEDLSRRAALALDNARLYSERTAISQALQRSLLPPELPRVPGVEVEVVYRAAGEGNEVGGDFYDLFPIREGCWGFAIGDVCGTGPEAAAVTGLARHALRLLAREGFGGPAVLERLNAAILDEGARSRFLTLLYGELWPREDGSAELRMVCAGHPLPLRLRPDGTVEPAAEPQPLLGVMDDLDLYEQSVTLDPGDVLLCVTDGVTERREGSRMLGDDGLADVLATCTGLTAGAVAARIQRAVERFAADAPSDDMAILAMRVPALPKP, from the coding sequence GTGATCACGGCGCGGGCAGCGGCCACCTTCGAACCGGTGGGACGGTCGGTCGCGATCGCCCGCGCCTTCGTCCGCGACACCCTGCACGGCTGGGGCTTCGCCGACGTGGTGGACGACGCCGTCGTCCTGACCAGCGAACTGGTCACCAACGCGGTGGTACACGCGGGCACCGCCGCCGACGTGCAGTGCCTGCGGTACGACACCGCGGTCCGCGTCGAGGTCGCCGACCACTATCCCGAGCGCGAAGTCCCCATGCAGACCCGCGGCCGCCAGTTCCGCGAGACCGACAACGAGGGCGGCCGCGGCCTGCTGCTCTGCTCCGCCCTGGCCAGCCGCTGGGGCGTGGAGTACTCCGCCGCCGGCAAGTACGTCTGGTTCCAGCTCGATCTGCCCCAGCGCCCCACCGGCACCCGCTCCGCCGGACCCGTACTGCCCACCGCCGACCTCCCCGTCGCCGACGAACGCGTCCGTGTCGCCGTCATCCAGGTCGACCGGTCCGGCGCCATCACCCGCTGGAACGACGACGCCACCGACCTCTTCGGCCACACCGCCGCCGGCATCGTCGGAAAGTCCCTCGCCGACCTCGCCGCCTGGCCGCAGACCCCCGGCACCGGCATCGGCCTCGCCGACGCCCTCCAGCTCTCCCGCTGGGAGGGCACCTACGGCCTGCGCGACGCAGGCGGCCGCGTCCTGTCCGTCTACGGCTCCCACCTGCGGGTCCGCGACACCGCCGGCGAACCGTCCACCGTGTGCCTGCTGGTCCGCGCCGAGGAGCGCGCCGTCCTCCAGTCGCCCAACCGCGGCTCCCACGGCTCCGACGCCCACGCCTCCCAACGCGGCAAGGCCACCGACGCGTTCGAGGTCTTCATCGGCTCCCCCGCCCCCGACGACCTCGACGGTCTCCTCCAGCGCACCGTGGAACGCGCCCGCGACATGCTCGACGGCGACGCCGCCTACCTGCTGCTCGCCACCGACGACGAGACCGAACTCGAAGTACGCGCCTCCACCGGCCTGCCCTCCGCCCGCCAGCGCTTCGCCCGCGTCCCCGTCGAGGCCGGCACCGGCCGCTACGGCAGCGCCCGCATGCCCGCCGTCTACGAGGACCTCACCGCCGTGCCCGGCGCCGTACCGCTGCTGTCCGGCACCGGCATGCGCTCCGTCGTCACCGTCCCGCTCAAGGTCGAAGGCCGCCTCACCGGTTCCCTCGGCGTCGCCGCCGAAGCACCCGGCCGCTACAGCAACCAGGAGGCGCTCCGCCTCCAGTTCGCCGCCGACCGGATCGCCCTGGCCGTCGAGAGCGCCCGCCTCACCGAACTCGAACGGCTCCGCCGCGGCTCGCTCTCCTTCCTCGTCGAAGCCTCCGACCTGCTCGCCGGCACCCTGGAACGCGACCAGACCCTGGCCCTCATGGCCCAGATGACCGTCCCCACCCTCGCCAGCTGGTGCGCCGTCTACACCATCGCCGAGCAGTCGGAACCCGAACTCGCCTTCGTCCTGCACGAGGACGAGGACCGCATCGACGGCATCAAGGCCCTCCTCCAGCAGGTCAGGCCGCCCGAGCCCGACCCCACCCCCGGCGCCCGGATCTGGACCGCCCCCTCCGACGCCGCCCACTCCAGCGCCCTGCGCGCCTCCCTGCGCAGCCTCGGCGTCGGCGCCGCTCCCGGCGCACGCCCCGCCACCACCCCGGGCGTCGCCCTGGCCACCGCGGCCGCGGTCGGTGGAGAAACGGTCGTGCTGCCCCTGGTCGCCCGCAACCGCGTCATCGGCATGCTCACCCTCGGCAAGCCCAGCGACGAACGCTTCCGCCAGGAGATCCTCGAACTCGCCGAGGACCTCTCCCGCCGTGCCGCCCTCGCCCTGGACAACGCCCGCCTCTACAGCGAGCGCACCGCGATCAGCCAGGCTCTCCAGCGCAGCCTGCTGCCGCCCGAGCTGCCCCGCGTCCCGGGCGTCGAGGTCGAGGTCGTCTACCGCGCGGCCGGCGAGGGCAACGAAGTCGGCGGCGACTTCTACGACCTCTTCCCGATCCGGGAGGGCTGCTGGGGCTTCGCCATCGGCGACGTCTGCGGCACCGGCCCGGAAGCGGCCGCCGTCACGGGCCTGGCCCGGCACGCCCTGCGCCTGCTCGCCCGCGAGGGCTTCGGCGGCCCCGCCGTCCTCGAACGCCTCAACGCGGCCATCCTCGACGAAGGCGCCCGCAGCCGCTTCCTCACCCTCCTGTACGGCGAGTTGTGGCCCCGGGAGGACGGCAGCGCCGAACTGCGCATGGTCTGCGCCGGCCATCCCCTGCCGCTGCGCCTGCGCCCCGACGGCACCGTCGAGCCCGCGGCCGAACCGCAGCCGCTGCTCGGCGTCATGGACGACCTGGACCTCTACGAGCAGTCCGTCACCCTCGACCCCGGCGACGTGCTGCTGTGCGTCACCGACGGTGTCACCGAGCGCCGCGAGGGCAGCCGCATGCTCGGCGACGACGGCCTCGCCGACGTGCTGGCCACGTGTACGGGCCTGACCGCCGGCGCGGTGGCCGCGCGCATCCAGCGCGCGGTGGAGCGCTTCGCGGCCGACGCGCCCTCCGACGACATGGCGATCCTGGCGATGCGGGTACCCGCGCTGCCGAAGCCGTGA